The window GATCGATCCCACCGTGCCGCCGTCGGGCACCGGCTGCGTCGAGTGCGAGGAGACCGGCAGCTGGTGGGTCCATCTGCGGCGCTGCGCGGTGTGCGGGCACATCGGCTGCTGCGACTCGTCCCTCAACAAACATGCCACGGCCCACTTCCACAGCTCCGGCCACCGCTACGTGCAGAGCTTCGAACCAGGCGAGGACTGGTTCTGGGACTACCTCACCGAGGAGACGTTCACCGGTCCTCCCCTCGCGCCGCCGACGAGCAGGCCCGACGACCAGCCGTCGCCCGGACCCCGAGGCCGCGTGCCGGCCCGATGGCGCGAGCTGCTCGCGGCCGGTGGGGCGGCTGGCTAGGGTCGGACAGATGAGCTCCCTGCGTCTTCTCTTCCTCGGCGGTACCGGCACCATCAGCACCGCGTGCGTCCGCGCCGCCACCGCCGCCGGTCACGACGCCACCGTCCTGAACCGCGGCACCCGTGACTGGGAGCTGCCGGCATCCGTCCATCAGATCATCGGCGACGTCCGCGATGCCGCGTCGCTGCGCGCGGCCGTCAAGGATGAGCGGTTCGACGTGGTGGCCGACTTCCTGTCGTTCGTGCCCGAGCATGTCGAGACGGTGCTGTCCGCCGTGGAGGGCCGCGTCGGGCAGTACGTGTACATCAGCTCGGCGTCGGCCTACGAGAAACCGCCGCGGTACCTGCCGGTCACCGAATCCACGCCGCTGCGCAACCCGTTCTGGCAGTACTCCCGCGACAAGATCGCGTGCGAGCAGCTGCTCGTCGACGCGCACCGGTCGCGGGGCCTGCCGGTGACCATCGTGCGCCCGTCGCACACCTACAACCAGACGAAGATCCCGACCATCGGCGGATGGACCGACATCGCCCGGATGCGGGCCGGCAAGCCCGTCGTGATCCACGGCGACGGCACCAGCCTGTGGACCATCACGCACGCCGACGATTTCGCGGTCGCCTTCACCGGGCTGCTGGGCAATCCGGCCGCAATCGGCGACGCATTCACCATCACCGGCACCCACGCCCCCACCTGGAACCAGATCTACCGCTGGCTCGCGGATGCCGCGGGCGTCACCGACCCGCAGTTCGTGCACGTCGCGAGCGAGACGGTCGCCGCGTGGGCACCCGAAGTCGGCCCGACCCTGCTGGGCGACAAGGCCCACTCGGTGACGTTCGACGTGTCCAAGGTCACCCGGCTGGTGCCGCAGTTCCGCACCACGATCACCTTCGACGAAGGCGCGCGGCGCATCGTGGAGTTCTACGACGCGCACCCGGAGGAGCAGCGCGTGAACGCATCTCTGGATGCCGCGTTCGACGCGATGGTCGCCCACGCCCGCGGAGCCGGCACGCCGGCCTGAGTCCGGCCCTGGCCCCGTCGTGGCTCATGGAGGACGGGCGCGGGGTGGGCGCGGGTTTGCCGGGGTGAGGAGATCTGCCGGGCTGCGGATGCCTGGGCGCTGAGGGACCGCATTTCGGCGGATCTCCGCGTTGCGGCACGGGGTCGGGTGCGGCGGCGGCTGAATGCGGCCACGGCCGCGGGGCCGGGCGCGGGCCGGGCGCGCGACCCCGGGCGTCGGAATTCAGGCTGAGGGGCGGGAACCCGGCGATTTCGGGGCCGAATCTGCTCGACAGCCTGAATTCCGACGGCGGTTCGCGGTGGGCGGCCATGAAGCCATCACGAGCGCCAACGGAGGGGTGCCGGCTACAGGACTTGAACCTGCAACCCCCGTATTACAAGTACGGTGCGCTACCAATTGCGCCAAGCCGGCTAGGCCCGGGATTCCGGGCTTCTGCGGGTGCCTCATGCAGTTCGGGGGTAACCCACCCCGCACAAACCCCGCACATTCATTTCGTCATCACCGAGTCTAGAGCGTCCGCGGCGCGACTACCGCCCACCGTCTTCGACATGTAGGTGTTCATCGTCAGCGAGGGGTTCGCGTGCCCCAGGTACTCCGCGATGTCGCGCGCAGTGAGGCCCGCCTGATCGAGCGCCGTGGCCACCGTCTTCCGGAAACTGTGGAACGTGTAGTCGGGGAGCCCCAGGCGCTTGCGCGCCTCCTGCCACTCCGCCGCGGTGTTGCGCCGGTCACGGCGCTTCAACAATGGCGTGGGGAATACTGGGCCGTCACTCCGCTCGCGAGCAGACAGAACACCGAGCACGCGAGCAGGGACCGTGATGCGCCGCTCCCCCGCCGTCGTCTTCGACTTCCGCACCGTCACGACACCCGCGTCCAGGTCCACGTCTGCCCAATCGAGCGCGACCGCCTCGCTGATGCGAACGCCGGTGCCGGCGATGAACTCGATGAGGTCAACCATGTCCATCGCCTGCAACCGCTCGTCGCCGCGCACCTTCTCGAGCAGCCCCGGCAACTCGGCCAGCGGCACCGGCACCGCACCAACAGCCTTGGCCTCGATCGCAGCGAGCTCACGCACAGGGTTGGTCTTCACCGCGTCGGATCGGGCAGCGAGGCCCATCATTCCGGACAGCACAGCGCGCGCCTTCTTCGCCTCCCCTGGACCGTTCTCACGGGTGATCGTGTCGAGCAGGCGCTGCAATCGCTCAGAGGACGCCTCCGACACGGCCAGGTCGCCTATCCGAGGCACGATGACCTTGCGCACCGAATGCTCGTAGGTCTCGACCGTGCGTGGCGCCCGGCCGGCCTTCGACGCGAGGAACCGCTCGCCGAGGTCACGGATGCGAGTCTCCCGCTTCACATCACTCGCAGAGGTCGCTTGCACCTCCGTTAGCGCCTTCCGCAACGCCGTTTCGGCCTTCGCTTGGGAGGGGGCGAACCGCTCGACTTGGCGCAACTTCCCGTCGTCGAACCTGTATCGCGCCCGGGCCCGCCACTTGCCCGGCGCTACCTCTACGGCGCGGATCGCGCCATAGCTACTCAGCGGCGTCCGAGGGCGGGGCATCATGACCACCCCCAAGAACATTGCCAGTCCAGATCGTGTCGAGAATTGATCGCGTCCCGGAACCCATCTCCTCCAGAGCTTCTAGCTCCGCGAAGGTCACCAACGACGGCTCGATCGCCGCGCTCACCGCCGCCCGAACACCGTCGATATCGTCCGCGTGGGTGTACGCCACGAATCGATCGTGGCGCACCCGTTCACGCTTCAGATCGAGCTGCTTAGCGTCGAGCAAAGTTGCGTACCAGTGTGGAACATCGCGGCCCGAGGTCGGTTGACCAACAGCCTCGTCCCTGAGCATCGCGAGCTGATCGTCGTTTCCCTGGACCAAGTTCGAAAGTGCGAAGAGAGACTGCACGAACTTCGACGCCGCATCCGCGAGATCAGTAGTGCGCCATTCGACCTGATCATAGGCCGCGAACAACCGCTCCTGCAGCGTGCCAGAAGCCTCGAGCAGGTCGCCTAGATCACGTCCGAGCGCGCCAGCAATCACGTTCGCCTCCGCCAGCCTGACCGACCTCTGCCCCTTCTCGATCCGAGACACCGCCGAGGCGTCGACTTTCATGCCGCGTTCCGCCAGGGCGCTCGCGAGCTCCTTCTGGCTCATGCCGAGCAACGACCGCGCCTTCGCGACTGATGAACCGAACGACTCGTCAATATTTGCCATGAGCGACATCCTATGCTCCACGGCGCAATCTCGTGGTACGTTGTTGTCACCGACATTGATTGTTGAACACGACAACCGTAAGGACCGGCTATGGCCACCCACTCGCAGGACACATTGGCACTCGATCTACCGCCGCTGGCGACGAGGCAGCAGGTCGCCGAGTACACGCAGATCTCTGTCCCCACACTTGCCCGTTGGGCGATGCATGAGGAAGGCCCGAAGGTGACGAAGATCGGTCGGGCATGCAGGTACAAAAAGGCCGACGTGCTCGCGTGGATCGACGGCCTGGCGGAAACGTGCTGATGCCAACCGCGCAGCAGATACAGCGCCCCGCCCAAACGGAAAAAAGCCCCCAGGTTCAGAGCGCCAACTCTGCTGGGGGCAACGACCGAATCTCTACCAAAGGAACGATCATGAAAGACGCTATCAGCGTACGGCCCGTCCCCGACGTCGTGTCAAGCGCTCGCAGTCGGCTCGACGACATCCGCTCCCCGATCAACGACCTCGTTGAGCGGCGCAAGAACCTGATGATCACTACGCTCGCGGAGCTGATCGCGTCCGGAATCAACGCTCGCATCTGCCACGCGAACTACTCGCGCGTGCCCCAGGTCGGCGCCACAGGGTTCGTAGTCGAGAGAGTCGCGGCATACCCCGGCCGTGTCGAGCACGATCTCTCCATTCGTCCCGGGCATCCCGCTCACGGCCGGCTCCCCGGCCCGTACTCCGGGACCCTCGCCAACCAGTTCTTCATCGACTGGGGTCAGCACGAGGTCATCCTTGTCGATGATGACCACAGCTACCTCGTCGTCCCGACCCTCACCCCCGAGGACGAAGAAGCCGGTCACTGGCGAGCCATCGGAAGGCTCCGCAACATGGCCAAGTCAGAGTGCATGCGGGTACGCGTGCGCGGGCTCGACGTCGCGCTCATCGACCCGTTCAACAACGTCGTCCACGAAGGAGACATCGTTACCGCCTTCGCATGGATGCACGGCATCGACTACACGAAGGGTCAGGTGCAGTCATGACGTGCGCAACCTTCGACTGGTGCGATCAGGACCACAACGCGGATGACCCGCGCGACCCCGAATGGCACCGCAAAGAAGCCACCGTCAACAGCGGCGAGATCGACCTCGAGTTCGTGCTCGGTATCGAAGCCGGCAAACCGTACCTGTACTGGTCTAGCGCGGCGGAGTACGACGTTCCCGACGTCGGGGACACCACCCTGCTCGACCTGCAAGCGGCGATCCTGCGCATGCAGAACATGTACCTGGAGTTCGCCAAGGCGCACAGCGGTGCGACCGCAGAAATCACCCCCGATGCCGCTTGGAACGCCAACGAGGCAGCGGAGATCGTCGGAGTAACCACAGACAACACGAAGCTCTGCATCTTCGGCACGGACGGTGAGATCGCACTCGACCGCGACAGGAGCCTCGCCCTGGCGCTCGCGACCCGACTCACTATCGCCGCATCAGAACTCCGCGAGGCCCCTGCCCCCGCCCTCAAACGGCACCCCAGCGTCACCCTCGCACTCGCAGAGCGAGACGTTTGACGCCCCGCGGGTGGGTGGCCCAACAGTCTCGGGCCACCCACCATCACATGCCTGCCGCCGATGCGGGCACGGCGCTAGATACACGGGTAGGCCCCCGGAAGCCTGCTCCACATATTGAAAGGGGGAGGCGTGACAGCGATCGACGAACTCACCCGCTGGGCACTCTCCGCAACAGTCAGCGGCAATAGGCAGGTCGGAGCTTGGGCGAGCAAGTGTGTGCTCATCGCCCTATGCCAGTACGCGAATCAGGATCTCGAGGCGTGGCCATCTGCTGACAGCATCGCAGCGGACGTCGGCATGACTCGACGCGACGCACGCAACGCGCTGGACGCGTTGGAGCACAACCGACTCATCGAGCGGGCATCCCGCCAGGTCGGAAGGTCTACACGTTGGGTGATCCTCGCTGACCTGGCGGGATATCCCGCCACTAAACCGGCGGGCGACGTGGCGGGGAACCTGGCGGGCGACGTGGCGGGGAACCTGGCGGGCGACGTGGCGGGCTTCGTGGCGGGGTATCCCGCCACGAAGGGAAAGGAAGAGAACAAGAAGGGAGGGGCCAGCGACCTGACCCCCCTCTCCCCCTACTGCGCTATCCACCCCCTCGGGACAGACCAGCCATGCCGTCCATGCGGTGAAGCACGCAAGCGGGCCATGGCGAACACCGCTCGGCAGCCGGCAGCCGTTTTCATGCGCACAGTCCAGCCCGGGGTCCACTGCGCTCCCGGAACACACCGCACGGTCGCAGACGGCACCTGCATCGACTGTGACATCCGCGCAGACGAGGTGGCCTGACATGGGACGTCCAGCACCCAAGCCGTACAACTTCGACGCCCTCACCTTCGCATGGAACAACCCACACGAGTTCGCCAACCAGATCGCCCTGTACTACTCACAACTCGCCCGGGAAGGTCACGGCGAATCGGTCGACTGGACGGAGGCCCGCCATGACAGGAGCTAACTCCGGTCGCACCGAGTCGCTGGGCGGTGCCGCGTGACCTACCTACCCGACGAGCCCGTGATCATCCTCACGGCATCTGATGCCCGCATCCTCTGGCAGGCCGCACGCCTCAACGAGCTCCGATTGAAGCACCGCACAGGGGGCAACAACCGCCTCTACTCCCTGCTGGTGAACGTGTACCGCGTCGGGCTCGCAGTCTCCCCCGATGCCGCACCCGGCAACGAAACGCGGCAAGAAGCGGCATCGGAGGAACGTGAGTACTGGACAACACAACAACTGGCGAAAGCGACGGGACAAGCGGAACGAACCATCCGACTACACATCCAGGACAAGACGATCCCCGCAACCAAACCCGGCAAGAGCTGGCTCATCCACAAAGACGACGCCACCACCTACATCGCCAGCGGACGAAAGCACTGAAAGGAAACACCATGGCCCTCGACGCACTCGAGAACGAGATCCTCACCCTCCGCGACCGCGCCAAAGTACTGCAGCGCAGCCACGGCAACGCGACACGCGAGATCGAAAGCGACACCAGCCTCAGCGCCACCGGCAAGGAGGACGCCAAGAAGCGCAGCTACGACAGCCACCGCGCCAGCCTGCGCGAACTCCGCCAGCGCGAAGAGCAACTGATCAGCAACAAGATCCAGGAACTCCAGGGCCGCATCGACTCCACAAGCGGACGCACCGCCGCGGACATCATCGCCTTCCGCGACGCCCAGGACCGAGCCGACCGCATCGCCAAGCCCGAGCAGGCGCAGCCCATGCTCGAGCGCGCCATCCGGCAGAACGACACCTCGCTCGCCCACGCAATCTTCCGCCGCGCCATCGAGAACGGATGGCGCAGCGTCCAAGATGCGTTCACCGCGCACCGGCCCGAACTCACCGACGTGGTGCGAGACCTCAACCGCCTCAACGCGCTCAAGGAGAACAGCTTCGAGCGCACGATGCAGTACGCGTTCATCCTCCGATGACCGAAGACAACCGCGCGACCATCCAGATCGACGATCGCCGCCTCGACCTACCGCAAGCCGAAGCATGGGCAGTCTTCCGCGAAGCGATCAGCACAGCACACCGCGGAGGGTTCATGCCCATCTCCCAAGACACTGCGGTCTCGATCACTAAGAGCACACGTCTCTCACTCACCATTCGCGGCGAGTTCGCCGAGGCATACCAAGCACTGCTCACCATCGACCGAACCAACAGAGACAGAACCGGGCGGATCTCATGACGACCCCGCGCAGCACCCAGGGGAGGGTACCCCTCAGCCTCAGCCGCCCAGGTCTCCGGGTACTGCCGACGTCCCTCTCTGAGATTTTTTTCGACACCGGTTGAGCATCGTCTCGCCGGCTGACTGACAGGACTTCACATGGAAACGAACGAATTTGGGGGCGGTGAGGATGCGGTGGTGACGCCGTTGACGATCGTTCAGCGGCGAGAAGAGCGACTCGCCGCGGAAGGCGGGACGCGCCAACCGCTGCTACTTCTCTGAGCGCTCCATGTGAAGGCGTCCATGGCCGCTTTATCCTCAGCCCCGTAGGTCCGTAGATCGGACAGGCTCCATCGCTCGGTCGTGCCCGGGGCATAGTGGAGCACTCGAACGCGACATGCGCGCAACGGTGCCCGCCCACAGGGTCCCGGCTGTCGAGCACTGCCCGATAGCCGATCGGCGGATTCAAGCGGTCATCGCAACAGGACCGATTTGATGATCTCATTCGGGGTTTGGAACTCGAGCCGTTTGCGGGGTCGGTCGTTGAGTTCGTGGGCGACGGCGTCGAGCTGGCCTTCGGTGAACCCGTCGAGGTCGGTGCCTTTCGGGAAGTACTGCAGCAGCCCGTTCGTGTTTTCGTTGATGCCGCGTTGCCAGGGTGAGTGCGGGTCGCAGAAGAACACCTCGATGCCGGTATCGATGCGAACCTTCTCCCAGTCGCGCATCTCTGGTCCTTGATCCCAAGTCAGTGCGCCGCGCAGCTGCACCGGGAGCTGCTGGATCTTGCGGGTCAGTGCGGGGGCGACCTGGTCGGGCTTGTAGCCGTCGGGGAGGTGAACGAGCATCGTGAAGTTCGAATGTCGTTCCACGAGCGTGCCAATCGCAGACATGTTCCCCGCGCCGATGATCAGGTCGCCTTCCCAGCTTCCCGGGACGGCCCGATCACTCGCCGTCGGCGGTCGCTCCGAGATGTTGACCATGTTGGGGATCCGGTTCTTGCGCTGCCCGACCTTCCGACTGGGATGACGCAAGCCCGCGCCCGGTGCGTAGATGCCGGGTCAGCTTCTGTTTCAACGCGCCCCGCGACTGCACGTAGAGCGACTGGTAGATCGTCTCCACGCTCACCTGCATCTCCGGATCATCGGGGAGCTCTCGCCTCAGCCGGCCGGCGATCTGCTCCGGCGGTCGACGCTTAGCCAGGTCCTGCTCCACTCTCTCACGCAGTCGCAGGTTGGTCGCCGGCTTCGCCGGCTTCGGCCGGCACGCCCGCCCCATCGCCGTCATCTGCGCCATCGACGCCCGATATCGGCCACGCACGGGGTTCCGGGACAGTTCCCGAGACACCGTCGACGGCGCGCGTCCTAGTCGCTTCGCGATCGCGCGTACCGACTCGCCCCGCGCGACGCCGACCGCGATCTCTTCCCGCTCGGCGAACGACAGATACCGGCCCTGCAGGTCCCGTCCGCGTCGCGGCCGGACGCCGCCGGCAGCGACGAGCATCCGTTTCGCCGTCGTGCGGTCCACCCCAATCTGCTCGCCGACCTCACTCGCGAACAGCCCGGCCTGGAAACCGTCCCACGCCTGCTGCACTGCATCGAGCCGGAACCTCAACGCCAACTCCGCCACAACACTCTTCCAGTCGCGGCAGCGATGACACTCGGGGCGGTTGTGTTCGTACGTCACAGGGGCCCAGCACCCGTTGCACCGATGCAGCGAACCGCCGCCCCCGTGATGGGCCGCGTGGTGGTCAACACGCTCGTGAAAGCACGCGCCTGCGATGTAGTACCCCCACGTAGTGCGAATCGTCTGACCGGACGCGCCGACAAGGCGATGCTCCTCGCTGTACTGGCGTGAGACTCTCTTTTTGTAGAAGGTGAGGAG is drawn from Microbacterium sp. zg-B96 and contains these coding sequences:
- a CDS encoding UBP-type zinc finger domain-containing protein — encoded protein: MTESQIDPTVPPSGTGCVECEETGSWWVHLRRCAVCGHIGCCDSSLNKHATAHFHSSGHRYVQSFEPGEDWFWDYLTEETFTGPPLAPPTSRPDDQPSPGPRGRVPARWRELLAAGGAAG
- a CDS encoding SDR family oxidoreductase; this encodes MSSLRLLFLGGTGTISTACVRAATAAGHDATVLNRGTRDWELPASVHQIIGDVRDAASLRAAVKDERFDVVADFLSFVPEHVETVLSAVEGRVGQYVYISSASAYEKPPRYLPVTESTPLRNPFWQYSRDKIACEQLLVDAHRSRGLPVTIVRPSHTYNQTKIPTIGGWTDIARMRAGKPVVIHGDGTSLWTITHADDFAVAFTGLLGNPAAIGDAFTITGTHAPTWNQIYRWLADAAGVTDPQFVHVASETVAAWAPEVGPTLLGDKAHSVTFDVSKVTRLVPQFRTTITFDEGARRIVEFYDAHPEEQRVNASLDAAFDAMVAHARGAGTPA
- a CDS encoding site-specific integrase, producing the protein MKRETRIRDLGERFLASKAGRAPRTVETYEHSVRKVIVPRIGDLAVSEASSERLQRLLDTITRENGPGEAKKARAVLSGMMGLAARSDAVKTNPVRELAAIEAKAVGAVPVPLAELPGLLEKVRGDERLQAMDMVDLIEFIAGTGVRISEAVALDWADVDLDAGVVTVRKSKTTAGERRITVPARVLGVLSARERSDGPVFPTPLLKRRDRRNTAAEWQEARKRLGLPDYTFHSFRKTVATALDQAGLTARDIAEYLGHANPSLTMNTYMSKTVGGSRAADALDSVMTK
- a CDS encoding helix-turn-helix transcriptional regulator — translated: MANIDESFGSSVAKARSLLGMSQKELASALAERGMKVDASAVSRIEKGQRSVRLAEANVIAGALGRDLGDLLEASGTLQERLFAAYDQVEWRTTDLADAASKFVQSLFALSNLVQGNDDQLAMLRDEAVGQPTSGRDVPHWYATLLDAKQLDLKRERVRHDRFVAYTHADDIDGVRAAVSAAIEPSLVTFAELEALEEMGSGTRSILDTIWTGNVLGGGHDAPPSDAAE
- a CDS encoding helix-turn-helix domain-containing protein, with amino-acid sequence MATHSQDTLALDLPPLATRQQVAEYTQISVPTLARWAMHEEGPKVTKIGRACRYKKADVLAWIDGLAETC
- a CDS encoding helix-turn-helix domain-containing protein; the protein is MTAIDELTRWALSATVSGNRQVGAWASKCVLIALCQYANQDLEAWPSADSIAADVGMTRRDARNALDALEHNRLIERASRQVGRSTRWVILADLAGYPATKPAGDVAGNLAGDVAGNLAGDVAGFVAGYPATKGKEENKKGGASDLTPLSPYCAIHPLGTDQPCRPCGEARKRAMANTARQPAAVFMRTVQPGVHCAPGTHRTVADGTCIDCDIRADEVA
- a CDS encoding helix-turn-helix domain-containing protein encodes the protein MTYLPDEPVIILTASDARILWQAARLNELRLKHRTGGNNRLYSLLVNVYRVGLAVSPDAAPGNETRQEAASEEREYWTTQQLAKATGQAERTIRLHIQDKTIPATKPGKSWLIHKDDATTYIASGRKH
- a CDS encoding IS30 family transposase encodes the protein MVNISERPPTASDRAVPGSWEGDLIIGAGNMSAIGTLVERHSNFTMLVHLPDGYKPDQVAPALTRKIQQLPVQLRGALTWDQGPEMRDWEKVRIDTGIEVFFCDPHSPWQRGINENTNGLLQYFPKGTDLDGFTEGQLDAVAHELNDRPRKRLEFQTPNEIIKSVLLR
- a CDS encoding helix-turn-helix domain-containing protein, yielding MTYEHNRPECHRCRDWKSVVAELALRFRLDAVQQAWDGFQAGLFASEVGEQIGVDRTTAKRMLVAAGGVRPRRGRDLQGRYLSFAEREEIAVGVARGESVRAIAKRLGRAPSTVSRELSRNPVRGRYRASMAQMTAMGRACRPKPAKPATNLRLRERVEQDLAKRRPPEQIAGRLRRELPDDPEMQVSVETIYQSLYVQSRGALKQKLTRHLRTGRGLASSQSEGRAAQEPDPQHGQHLGATADGE